A genomic window from Chloroflexota bacterium includes:
- a CDS encoding single-stranded DNA-binding protein translates to MYEMQFIGRLAADPEARYTSEGRLVANFRVAVNRRWKDAQGEQQEATEWVDVAAWGKLGELCDQYLKKGRRVWVRGRPEARAWIGKDGEAHAALRVTAREVQFLDGGKEGEDA, encoded by the coding sequence TTGTACGAAATGCAATTCATTGGCCGTTTGGCCGCCGACCCTGAAGCCCGCTACACCTCCGAAGGCCGCCTGGTGGCAAACTTCCGGGTGGCGGTCAATCGCCGCTGGAAGGACGCCCAGGGTGAGCAGCAAGAGGCCACCGAGTGGGTGGACGTGGCTGCGTGGGGCAAACTGGGCGAACTGTGCGACCAGTACCTGAAGAAAGGCCGCCGCGTGTGGGTACGCGGACGCCCCGAAGCCCGCGCATGGATTGGCAAAGACGGCGAAGCCCATGCCGCCCTGCGCGTCACCGCCCGCGAGGTGCAATTCCTGGACGGCGGCAAGGAGGGCGAAGATGCGTAG